A stretch of Actinomycetota bacterium DNA encodes these proteins:
- a CDS encoding NAD(P)/FAD-dependent oxidoreductase, whose protein sequence is MGGRRVVVIGSGPGGAAAAALMAHAGHRVTLLERNPFFGGKCSSLPRHGCVVDTGVHMFGRGPFGPFGEIGRILGSGPEWVARRPSFTLSLSGGGKLEMASSVLDPLSAFNFARGHLSGWQKMGWLSTGARSLQRLGPGGLLRLARRFHDPRFPLYRELQGVTVADFLSPLSVSPDFLRTFHAQAMLTMVLPWHRASMGEFAYILASTMRAAYLCYPRGGAGAIPAACLHALERLGGETRRGCAAADILVEGGRARGVTTSEGEFIPADLVISNAGLANTVGLAGREHFPREYLERADSARDSEAFIAVKFFLEGRMRSMRTPCLLHLPDLDPFHMFDYLEDGKDPQDLFLFVTAPAAWDESLAAPGRDVLLVGTPAPSALAGRERCDAILDLAQEIARSLFPEIDACADRVERVTTPAIAALSGRRGGDCIGLAQEVGQDVSLRPSQITPVQGLYLVGSDAGGRGIGTEMAADSALRLYYLLKDA, encoded by the coding sequence CCATGGATGCGTGGTGGACACGGGCGTGCACATGTTCGGGCGCGGCCCCTTTGGGCCCTTCGGCGAGATCGGCCGCATCCTGGGGAGCGGTCCGGAATGGGTGGCCCGCAGGCCTTCCTTCACCCTGAGCCTCTCGGGAGGCGGGAAGCTGGAGATGGCCTCCTCCGTCCTCGACCCCCTTTCGGCCTTCAACTTCGCCAGAGGCCACCTCAGTGGCTGGCAGAAGATGGGATGGCTTTCCACGGGCGCGAGGTCCCTGCAACGCCTGGGGCCGGGTGGCCTGCTGCGCCTCGCGCGGAGGTTCCACGACCCCCGCTTCCCCCTCTACCGCGAGCTCCAGGGCGTGACGGTGGCGGATTTTCTCTCCCCCCTCTCCGTCTCGCCGGACTTCCTGCGCACCTTTCACGCCCAGGCCATGCTGACCATGGTCCTTCCCTGGCACCGCGCCTCCATGGGGGAGTTCGCCTACATCCTCGCCAGCACCATGCGCGCCGCCTATCTCTGCTACCCGCGCGGCGGAGCGGGAGCCATACCGGCGGCCTGCCTCCACGCCCTCGAGCGCCTGGGGGGAGAGACGAGGAGGGGCTGCGCCGCCGCGGACATATTGGTGGAGGGCGGCCGCGCCCGCGGGGTGACCACTTCGGAGGGGGAGTTCATCCCCGCCGACCTAGTCATCTCCAACGCGGGACTGGCCAACACCGTGGGGCTGGCCGGAAGGGAGCATTTCCCCCGCGAGTACCTGGAGCGGGCGGACAGCGCGCGCGACTCCGAGGCCTTCATCGCCGTGAAGTTCTTCCTCGAGGGCCGGATGAGGTCCATGCGTACCCCCTGCCTCCTACACCTGCCGGACCTCGACCCCTTCCATATGTTCGACTATCTCGAGGACGGGAAGGACCCGCAGGACCTCTTTCTCTTCGTCACCGCCCCCGCCGCGTGGGACGAATCCCTGGCGGCCCCCGGCAGGGACGTGCTGCTGGTGGGAACACCCGCGCCGTCGGCCCTGGCGGGCCGGGAGAGATGCGACGCCATACTGGACCTGGCGCAGGAGATAGCGCGGTCCCTCTTCCCGGAGATCGACGCCTGCGCCGACAGGGTGGAGCGCGTGACCACCCCGGCCATCGCCGCCTTGAGCGGACGGCGCGGCGGCGACTGCATAGGGCTGGCCCAGGAGGTGGGGCAGGACGTCTCCCTCCGCCCCTCCCAGATCACGCCCGTACAAGGCCTGTACCTGGTGGGATCGGACGCCGGAGGCCGCGGCATCGGCACCGAGATGGCCGCCGACAGCGCCCTGCGCCTCTATTACCTGCTGAAGGACGCCTGA
- a CDS encoding AIM24 family protein: MFCPGCGQENADSAAFCRFCGQALAGAAPQAQAAPQVPPPQAAPPPQAPAPAPSGVGVPFSEELAPTTLAQLVKESMELESPNAFNLQSKKLLRVNLAASGGQVLAKAGSMIAYQGQISFSRQGSGGAAKWIKKAISGESFTLMLCQGTGDLFLADAANDIVLLYLNNESITVEALNLLAFSPSISWDIVMIKGAAGMMSGGLWTVELNGTGYLALISKGEPMTLKVTPEQPTYTDPNATIAWSAGLNPTVHVDANLTSPKGIFGSAHGELFQLAFQGNGFVVVQPSEEAPKTTLQDPKSGGSGPAGGILGGVLGR; the protein is encoded by the coding sequence ATGTTCTGTCCCGGATGTGGCCAGGAAAATGCCGACAGCGCGGCGTTCTGCCGCTTCTGCGGCCAGGCGCTCGCGGGCGCCGCTCCCCAGGCGCAGGCGGCCCCCCAGGTCCCGCCCCCGCAGGCGGCGCCACCACCACAGGCGCCGGCTCCCGCGCCCTCCGGGGTCGGCGTGCCCTTCTCCGAGGAGCTGGCCCCTACCACCCTCGCGCAACTGGTAAAGGAATCCATGGAGCTGGAGAGCCCCAACGCCTTCAACCTGCAGAGCAAGAAGCTGCTGCGCGTGAACTTGGCGGCCTCCGGAGGGCAGGTCCTGGCCAAAGCCGGCTCCATGATCGCCTACCAGGGGCAGATCAGCTTCTCCCGCCAGGGGAGCGGCGGCGCCGCCAAGTGGATCAAGAAAGCCATCTCCGGCGAGTCCTTCACCCTCATGCTCTGCCAGGGCACAGGCGACCTCTTCCTCGCCGATGCCGCCAACGACATCGTGCTCCTCTACCTCAACAACGAGAGCATCACCGTGGAGGCGCTGAACCTCCTCGCCTTCAGCCCCAGCATCTCCTGGGACATCGTGATGATCAAGGGAGCGGCGGGGATGATGAGCGGGGGTCTGTGGACGGTGGAGCTCAACGGCACCGGCTACCTGGCCCTCATCTCCAAGGGGGAGCCCATGACCCTGAAGGTGACCCCCGAGCAGCCCACCTACACGGACCCCAACGCCACCATCGCCTGGTCGGCGGGGCTGAACCCCACCGTCCACGTGGACGCCAACCTCACCAGCCCCAAGGGCATCTTCGGCTCCGCGCACGGAGAGCTCTTCCAGCTCGCCTTCCAGGGAAACGGATTCGTGGTGGTGCAGCCCAGCGAGGAAGCCCCCAAGACCACGCTGCAGGACCCCAAGAGCGGAGGGAGCGGTCCCGCCGGGGGAATACTCGGCGGGGTCCTGGGACGCTAA
- a CDS encoding 2-hydroxyglutaryl-CoA dehydratase translates to MKSLGCDVGSLFTKAVVMDGERLLAARVIATTGNLTSEMESLLDGVCADAGLKRDDLDGIVATGSGAELVPEASFLEDEIACIAWAARCILPEVDLVVDIGGQSITSLLLDEEGEVLDFMRNDKCASGTGRFLEVMSGAVGVPVERIEEEASRARKQVPISSQCGVFVESEVITHVNNGEAPRDIVAGLCDAVARIVASQARRFGMGKRYTFTGGVARVGTVVGLACRRLEGEYVPFPLDPQLACAVGAALAVEED, encoded by the coding sequence ATGAAAAGCCTGGGCTGCGACGTCGGTAGCCTGTTTACCAAGGCGGTGGTGATGGACGGAGAGCGGCTGCTCGCCGCCAGGGTCATCGCCACCACCGGGAACCTGACCTCGGAGATGGAGTCACTCCTGGACGGGGTCTGCGCCGACGCCGGTCTGAAACGGGATGACCTCGACGGCATCGTGGCCACCGGCAGCGGGGCCGAGCTCGTCCCCGAGGCCAGCTTCCTGGAGGACGAGATAGCGTGCATCGCCTGGGCGGCGAGGTGTATCCTGCCGGAAGTGGACCTGGTGGTGGACATTGGGGGACAGAGCATCACCTCCCTGTTGCTGGACGAGGAGGGCGAGGTCCTGGACTTCATGCGCAACGACAAGTGCGCCTCCGGGACGGGGCGCTTCCTGGAGGTGATGAGCGGCGCCGTGGGCGTGCCCGTGGAGCGCATCGAAGAGGAGGCCTCGCGGGCACGCAAACAGGTCCCCATCAGCTCCCAGTGCGGGGTCTTCGTGGAGAGCGAGGTCATCACCCACGTGAACAACGGCGAGGCGCCGCGGGACATCGTGGCCGGGCTCTGCGACGCGGTGGCGCGCATCGTGGCCTCCCAGGCGAGACGTTTCGGCATGGGCAAGCGCTATACCTTCACGGGAGGCGTAGCCAGGGTGGGAACGGTGGTGGGGCTGGCGTGCCGCCGCCTGGAGGGCGAATACGTCCCCTTCCCCCTGGACCCGCAGCTGGCGTGCGCGGTGGGGGCGGCCCTCGCGGTGGAGGAGGACTGA